A genomic window from Vagococcus entomophilus includes:
- a CDS encoding amino acid ABC transporter permease, producing the protein MHQLFTVNNMRFLLSGLGLTLYISAIAIVLSTLFGTVLAICRNMKRGPLKFIAALYIEIVRNIPNLLWIFVIFLIFHLKSTPAGIVSFTVFTTAALAEIVRGGINSVDKGQIEAAESQGFNNSQVMRYIVLPQAFRSMLPAIISQFVTVIKDTSFLWSVLALKEFLGKANILMGRYSQTSQVFVLYGLVALGYFLINFALSYFSRKLSKSWANSY; encoded by the coding sequence ATGCACCAGTTATTTACAGTTAATAATATGCGATTTTTATTGAGTGGCTTAGGCTTAACACTTTACATTTCTGCTATTGCAATCGTTCTAAGTACCCTATTTGGTACAGTACTTGCAATTTGTCGAAATATGAAGCGTGGTCCTTTAAAATTTATTGCAGCACTTTATATTGAAATTGTACGAAATATTCCCAATTTGTTGTGGATATTCGTTATTTTTCTAATCTTCCACCTAAAATCAACTCCAGCTGGAATCGTTAGTTTCACTGTCTTTACGACTGCTGCTCTAGCTGAAATTGTTCGGGGGGGAATTAACAGTGTAGACAAAGGACAGATTGAGGCTGCTGAATCTCAAGGCTTCAATAACTCTCAAGTGATGCGTTATATTGTTTTACCCCAGGCTTTCCGGAGTATGCTTCCTGCGATCATCTCACAGTTTGTGACGGTAATCAAAGATACTAGTTTCCTTTGGTCAGTCTTAGCACTGAAAGAGTTTTTAGGAAAAGCCAATATTTTAATGGGTCGTTACTCTCAAACAAGCCAAGTCTTTGTACTCTATGGCTTAGTTGCTCTTGGGTATTTCCTCATTAATTTTGCTCTTTCATATTTTTCACGTAAACTCTCAAAATCTTGGGCAAACAGCTACTAA
- a CDS encoding amino acid ABC transporter ATP-binding protein, giving the protein MLQLKHVNKFYGDHHVLKDISLTIEDGEKVVIIGPSGSGKSTLIRCMNGLETITDGLILIDDIDITKKNAPIQKVRQKVAMVFQNFNLYAHKTILENLTLAPIKIKGISKKEAEKTGMEYLERVGLADKANAYPAQLSGGQQQRVAISRVLNMHPEVILFDEPTSALDPEMIQEVLEVMIDLSSNNMTMVVVTHEMGFARTVADKIIFMDDGSIVETGTPEHFFTNTQNKRAQDFLSKIIHH; this is encoded by the coding sequence ATGCTTCAACTTAAACATGTCAACAAATTTTATGGGGATCATCACGTATTAAAAGACATTTCTCTTACAATAGAAGATGGGGAAAAAGTGGTGATTATTGGACCGTCTGGGTCAGGGAAAAGCACCCTTATTCGTTGTATGAATGGATTAGAAACAATTACAGATGGCCTGATATTAATTGATGATATCGATATCACAAAGAAAAACGCACCTATTCAAAAAGTGCGTCAAAAAGTAGCAATGGTCTTTCAGAATTTTAATTTATACGCACATAAAACCATTTTAGAAAACCTGACTTTAGCTCCTATCAAAATCAAAGGAATTTCAAAAAAAGAAGCTGAAAAAACAGGAATGGAATACTTAGAACGTGTTGGCCTTGCTGATAAGGCAAATGCTTACCCTGCTCAATTATCTGGTGGGCAACAGCAACGTGTTGCAATTTCTCGCGTGCTCAACATGCATCCCGAAGTAATTTTGTTTGATGAACCAACTTCTGCGCTCGATCCAGAAATGATCCAAGAGGTGCTTGAAGTAATGATTGATTTATCAAGCAATAATATGACTATGGTTGTTGTTACGCACGAAATGGGTTTTGCACGCACGGTTGCTGACAAAATAATCTTCATGGATGACGGCTCTATCGTAGAGACAGGAACACCCGAGCATTTCTTTACAAATACTCAAAACAAACGGGCACAAGATTTCTTAAGTAAAATTATTCATCATTAA
- a CDS encoding YqeG family HAD IIIA-type phosphatase has protein sequence MFSKYKPTWMIEAIYQITPEQLEKQGIKAVLTDLDNTLIAWNNPDGTKELLSWIQTMKEARIPVIVVSNNKAERIHRVVEQLGLDYVARALKPTQKGFKEVEKKFSLPKESLVMVGDQIMTDIRGANGAGIRSILVKPVVETDAWNTKFNRRLEKIVMKQLKKKNPAMDWSKQL, from the coding sequence ATGTTTTCAAAATATAAACCGACTTGGATGATTGAAGCCATTTATCAGATTACACCAGAGCAATTAGAAAAACAGGGAATTAAAGCGGTCTTAACAGATTTAGACAACACACTTATTGCTTGGAATAACCCGGATGGAACGAAAGAATTGTTAAGCTGGATTCAAACCATGAAAGAAGCAAGGATCCCTGTCATCGTTGTCTCAAATAACAAAGCAGAGCGAATTCACCGTGTTGTAGAACAACTTGGTTTGGACTATGTAGCGCGAGCTTTAAAACCAACGCAAAAAGGCTTTAAAGAAGTCGAAAAAAAATTTAGCTTGCCAAAAGAATCGTTGGTTATGGTTGGAGACCAAATAATGACGGACATTCGTGGGGCAAATGGTGCGGGTATTCGATCAATTCTTGTCAAACCAGTTGTTGAAACAGACGCTTGGAATACCAAGTTCAATCGACGCTTAGAAAAAATCGTCATGAAACAACTAAAAAAGAAAAATCCGGCTATGGATTGGAGCAAACAATTATGA
- a CDS encoding DUF4430 domain-containing protein produces the protein MKKFFVGVVSVLFVLNLSACTSISDQKETQNSVTETKEKITVQLKLKNDGKIVSTKKIVVDTGETLLNALKANYSVKDDGKGFITSIDGKSQDTTHQKYWTYTINGESATVGASQYKLKKSDSIVFDLSKYEE, from the coding sequence ATGAAAAAATTTTTCGTAGGAGTTGTATCTGTACTTTTTGTACTTAATTTGAGCGCATGCACTAGCATTTCTGATCAAAAGGAAACGCAAAATTCTGTTACAGAAACGAAAGAAAAAATAACAGTTCAATTAAAATTAAAAAACGATGGGAAAATAGTATCAACAAAAAAAATTGTTGTTGATACAGGAGAGACATTGTTAAATGCCTTGAAAGCAAACTATAGTGTCAAAGATGATGGAAAAGGATTTATTACTTCTATTGATGGTAAGAGTCAAGACACAACCCATCAGAAGTATTGGACGTATACGATAAACGGAGAAAGTGCAACAGTCGGTGCTAGTCAGTACAAGTTGAAAAAATCAGATAGTATTGTTTTTGACTTAAGTAAATATGAAGAGTAA
- a CDS encoding transporter substrate-binding domain-containing protein produces MKKWKKVVLGVSILFSLGLIAGCSNSDKSTSSSSSSSKSSGGASNLPAQVQKIKDAGVLKVGVKEDVPNFGYLNPDTNKNEGMEIDVAKLIAKEITGSEKNIEYVGVTAKTRGPLLDNGEINMVIATFTITDERKKTYNFTEPYYKDQVGFLVRKKDKISSIKDLDGKTIGVAQSATTKQSLQEEAKKEGISFKYLELGSYPELKTALTSKRIDAFSVDKSILTGYVDKNTEILKGGFAPQEYGIATKKSNAELNTYLNTLIKKWASDGTLDKIYKKWNLTE; encoded by the coding sequence ATGAAAAAGTGGAAAAAAGTTGTTTTAGGGGTCAGTATTTTATTTTCTTTAGGTTTGATTGCAGGCTGTAGTAACTCAGATAAAAGTACTTCATCGTCTTCTTCAAGTAGTAAGTCAAGTGGTGGTGCATCTAATCTACCTGCTCAAGTTCAAAAAATTAAAGATGCTGGTGTGCTAAAGGTGGGTGTCAAAGAGGACGTTCCAAACTTTGGTTACTTAAATCCTGACACCAATAAAAACGAAGGAATGGAAATTGATGTTGCTAAATTGATTGCTAAAGAAATCACTGGTAGTGAAAAAAATATTGAGTATGTGGGTGTAACGGCCAAGACGCGTGGTCCATTGCTTGATAATGGTGAAATCAATATGGTTATCGCAACCTTCACAATCACGGATGAAAGAAAAAAAACGTATAACTTTACAGAGCCATATTACAAGGATCAAGTTGGCTTCCTTGTTCGTAAGAAAGATAAAATTTCTAGTATCAAGGATCTTGATGGTAAAACAATTGGTGTTGCCCAATCTGCTACAACAAAGCAATCACTTCAAGAAGAAGCTAAAAAAGAAGGAATTTCATTCAAATATTTAGAACTCGGTTCTTATCCAGAACTAAAAACTGCCTTAACCTCAAAACGAATTGATGCCTTTTCAGTTGATAAATCAATTTTGACTGGTTATGTAGATAAAAATACAGAAATTCTTAAAGGTGGATTTGCACCTCAAGAGTACGGAATTGCCACGAAAAAAAGTAATGCAGAACTTAACACTTACCTCAACACGCTAATTAAAAAATGGGCGAGTGACGGCACTTTGGATAAAATTTATAAAAAATGGAATTTAACGGAATAA
- the deoC gene encoding deoxyribose-phosphate aldolase — translation MKINKYFDHTLLKPDATREQILELIQEAKEYDFMSVCVNPTWVTLARKELNGTDVKVCTVIGFPLGATTSASKAFEAAEAQKNGADEIDMVLNIGLLKSGELDAVKEDIKAVVAAVSKPTLVKVIIETCLLSDTEKEIASRLTKEAGADFVKTSTGFSTGGATASDVKLIRLNVGSDVGVKASGGVKNMSDVKKMIAAGATRIGTSSGVKIISDQKVTEDTY, via the coding sequence ATGAAAATAAACAAATATTTCGATCACACGCTACTTAAACCAGATGCAACACGAGAACAAATTTTGGAACTGATTCAAGAGGCTAAAGAGTATGATTTTATGTCCGTTTGTGTAAACCCAACTTGGGTGACACTTGCAAGGAAAGAGCTTAATGGAACAGATGTCAAAGTTTGCACAGTAATTGGCTTTCCTCTAGGTGCTACAACTTCTGCTTCGAAAGCGTTTGAAGCAGCTGAAGCGCAAAAAAACGGAGCCGATGAGATTGATATGGTTTTAAATATCGGGTTATTAAAATCGGGTGAGTTAGATGCTGTAAAAGAAGATATCAAAGCAGTAGTAGCTGCTGTTTCTAAGCCAACTCTTGTAAAAGTTATTATTGAAACTTGTCTTTTAAGCGACACTGAGAAAGAAATTGCTTCTCGTTTGACCAAAGAAGCAGGTGCTGATTTTGTAAAAACTTCAACTGGTTTTTCGACTGGTGGCGCTACTGCATCCGATGTAAAACTCATTCGTCTAAACGTGGGATCAGACGTTGGAGTCAAGGCTTCTGGTGGTGTAAAAAATATGTCTGACGTTAAAAAAATGATTGCTGCGGGTGCTACTCGAATTGGAACGAGTTCTGGTGTGAAAATCATTTCAGATCAAAAAGTCACAGAAGACACGTATTAA
- a CDS encoding iron-containing alcohol dehydrogenase family protein, translating to MEQTIVVRGTPQTYICHQGAWADLEKELLQREIKKVFVLKGKKSWSVAKNFFPTFEKVEAEFSYYGGEASDELCDQFVPKIEQENYQAIISVGGGKNTDLAKAIAAKVKLPVIILPTLAATCAANSGLSVIYTQTGEMKRVDLFPNANTLVLIDPNVILDSPKEMMIAGIGDTLAKWYEGSAILDQIEEKNVELEVAYFAAKKCQENLFKYSDAALKSMEEKELSTAFTKVVETNILLAGMVGGFADDYGRCAGAHSIHDALTILPQSHKQLHGNKVAYGIIVQLAIENKWTEIKKLIPFYQKMELPLCLKDMGMILSKEEIEKIAAKASQPHETIHYLPQKITAPLITTAINEVETYFN from the coding sequence ATGGAACAGACAATTGTTGTAAGAGGTACGCCCCAAACTTATATTTGTCATCAAGGGGCATGGGCGGATTTGGAAAAAGAATTGCTACAAAGAGAGATCAAAAAAGTATTTGTTTTAAAAGGGAAAAAATCTTGGTCCGTTGCAAAGAACTTTTTTCCCACATTCGAAAAGGTAGAAGCTGAATTTTCTTACTATGGAGGAGAAGCTTCTGACGAGTTGTGCGACCAGTTCGTACCCAAAATTGAACAAGAGAACTACCAGGCCATTATTAGTGTTGGGGGTGGTAAAAATACAGATTTGGCTAAAGCCATTGCCGCAAAAGTCAAGCTACCTGTAATAATCCTTCCGACCTTGGCAGCAACATGTGCAGCGAACAGTGGGTTGAGCGTAATTTACACTCAAACGGGTGAGATGAAACGGGTGGATCTTTTTCCAAATGCCAATACACTTGTACTGATTGATCCCAATGTGATTTTAGATTCCCCTAAAGAAATGATGATAGCCGGGATAGGAGATACCCTTGCCAAATGGTATGAAGGCAGTGCGATATTAGATCAAATTGAAGAGAAAAATGTGGAGCTTGAGGTGGCCTATTTTGCAGCGAAAAAGTGCCAAGAAAATTTATTTAAGTATAGTGACGCAGCGCTAAAATCGATGGAGGAAAAAGAACTAAGTACAGCTTTTACCAAAGTAGTGGAAACAAATATTTTACTGGCAGGGATGGTGGGGGGCTTTGCAGATGACTATGGTCGATGTGCAGGAGCACATTCTATTCATGATGCGCTGACTATTTTACCCCAAAGTCATAAGCAACTGCATGGCAACAAGGTGGCGTATGGAATTATTGTCCAACTAGCAATTGAAAATAAGTGGACTGAAATAAAAAAATTGATTCCTTTTTATCAAAAAATGGAGTTACCGCTATGTTTAAAAGATATGGGGATGATTCTTTCAAAGGAAGAAATTGAAAAAATTGCGGCTAAGGCGAGTCAGCCACATGAAACTATCCATTACTTACCGCAAAAAATCACTGCTCCGCTCATCACGACCGCCATAAACGAAGTAGAAACATATTTTAATTAA
- a CDS encoding amino acid ABC transporter permease translates to MMQFGSIQWLQDGPFALHRWASLKESFPLFLHAFLYTLGISIGALILSGILGIIFGSLSAAQSKFLRGVSRVYVEFFQNTPLLIQVFFVYYGLPLVNVVMPVYLIGIICVGIYQGAYIAEVVRSGVQSVAKGQSEAAYSQGFNYWQTMFLIVLPQAWRIMLPPLTNQVVNLIKNTSVIAIISGADIMFTANSWSSMNLNYVPAFTLAGLLYFILCFPLAKWARNMEEKNKRAYSR, encoded by the coding sequence TTGATGCAATTTGGATCAATACAATGGTTGCAAGATGGACCATTTGCACTACATCGTTGGGCGTCTTTGAAGGAAAGTTTTCCACTTTTCCTTCATGCTTTTTTATACACTTTAGGCATTTCAATTGGAGCGCTTATTTTATCAGGGATTTTAGGGATAATTTTCGGAAGTCTCTCCGCTGCCCAAAGCAAGTTTTTACGCGGAGTTTCTCGAGTGTACGTCGAGTTTTTCCAAAATACACCACTACTTATACAAGTCTTTTTTGTGTATTATGGTCTTCCATTAGTTAATGTTGTTATGCCTGTATACTTAATTGGAATTATCTGTGTAGGGATTTATCAAGGTGCATACATAGCAGAAGTCGTTCGTTCTGGTGTTCAGTCAGTCGCCAAGGGACAATCAGAAGCAGCGTATTCGCAAGGCTTCAACTATTGGCAAACTATGTTTTTGATTGTTTTGCCACAAGCTTGGAGAATTATGCTACCACCACTTACTAACCAAGTTGTCAATCTGATAAAAAATACTTCAGTAATTGCTATCATTTCAGGTGCAGATATTATGTTTACTGCCAATAGTTGGTCCTCCATGAACTTAAACTATGTACCCGCGTTTACGCTTGCAGGATTACTGTATTTTATCTTGTGCTTCCCTCTTGCAAAATGGGCGAGAAATATGGAAGAAAAAAACAAACGTGCTTATTCTAGATAA
- a CDS encoding ECF transporter S component: MKSKNFSARRIAFLALLTAACVVGRLLFQVLPNVQPMTDSLLLITICTGFVNGLIVSLLAVIVSSIYLGFGYWVVVQCLSYFVILCLVGFLCKYTRLIEYFWLQVVLSFVVGMMYGFILSVVQFLFFGLTAFWPYYLAGISFDLFHAIGNVCFYFLLYQPFLLIAKRFALK; this comes from the coding sequence ATGAAGAGTAAAAATTTTTCCGCCAGAAGAATAGCTTTTTTAGCGCTCCTCACAGCGGCCTGTGTCGTTGGAAGATTACTTTTTCAAGTTCTGCCCAACGTTCAACCAATGACAGATAGTTTGTTGCTAATTACAATTTGTACAGGATTTGTAAACGGTTTGATAGTGTCTTTGTTAGCCGTAATTGTTTCGAGCATTTATCTAGGCTTTGGTTACTGGGTAGTGGTACAATGCCTATCTTATTTTGTGATACTTTGCCTCGTCGGTTTCTTGTGTAAATATACACGCTTAATTGAGTACTTTTGGCTACAAGTCGTGCTTAGCTTTGTTGTCGGAATGATGTATGGCTTTATCTTATCTGTTGTGCAGTTTCTCTTTTTTGGACTGACTGCATTTTGGCCTTATTATTTAGCAGGAATCTCATTTGATCTGTTTCATGCTATTGGCAATGTCTGCTTTTACTTTTTGCTTTACCAACCATTTTTGTTGATTGCAAAAAGATTTGCCCTCAAGTAA